The Streptomyces kanamyceticus genome window below encodes:
- a CDS encoding C40 family peptidase, whose protein sequence is MSGRLLRWACTGAALGGLLTTTPPAGADPAPGPGARPVAELLTDLQRLYQSTEEASETYNATEEKLKKQRRTAADLHEKLIEARASVHDSKGDAGRLARQQYQGSSDLSPYLRLLLARDPQHALDQGHVIGRVAAGRAAAVERLVGGEKKADDLAAAAKKALDTQLALAGRQKKQRDTVRGQLREVEELLAALTADQLAALRQAEDSGAADAQRQFLDSGALGGGQAARAPSSQGGRALDFAVRQIGLPYEWGAEGPEAYDCSGLTQRAWARAGREIPRTSQEQWAELRRIPLSELRPGDLVVYFPKATHVAMYLGEGKVVQAPRPGARVKVSPIAANPVLGAVRPDPEGRAVRDYTPPVLPEGATSGSDLGYGAGQAPGATDSR, encoded by the coding sequence GTGTCAGGAAGGCTGCTGCGATGGGCCTGCACCGGGGCCGCGCTCGGAGGACTGCTCACCACCACTCCCCCGGCGGGAGCCGACCCCGCCCCAGGCCCAGGCGCCCGCCCCGTCGCCGAACTGCTCACGGACCTCCAGCGCCTCTACCAGTCGACCGAAGAGGCATCGGAGACGTACAACGCGACCGAGGAGAAGCTCAAGAAGCAGCGCAGGACGGCGGCTGACCTCCACGAGAAGCTGATCGAGGCGCGCGCCTCGGTGCACGACAGCAAGGGCGACGCGGGCCGCCTCGCCCGCCAGCAGTACCAGGGCTCGTCCGACCTCTCCCCCTACCTGCGGCTGCTGCTCGCCCGCGACCCGCAGCACGCGCTCGACCAGGGCCATGTGATCGGCCGGGTGGCCGCGGGCCGGGCCGCCGCCGTGGAGCGCCTGGTCGGCGGCGAGAAGAAGGCGGACGACCTCGCGGCCGCGGCGAAGAAGGCCCTGGACACCCAACTCGCCCTCGCCGGGCGGCAGAAGAAGCAGCGGGACACCGTACGCGGACAGCTCAGGGAGGTCGAGGAGCTGCTCGCCGCGCTCACCGCGGACCAGCTGGCCGCCCTGCGGCAGGCGGAGGACTCGGGTGCGGCCGACGCCCAGCGCCAGTTCCTGGACTCCGGCGCGCTCGGCGGTGGACAGGCCGCGCGGGCACCCTCATCGCAGGGCGGCCGTGCGCTCGACTTCGCCGTACGGCAGATCGGGCTGCCCTACGAGTGGGGCGCCGAGGGCCCGGAGGCGTACGACTGCTCGGGGCTGACCCAGCGGGCCTGGGCGCGGGCGGGCCGGGAGATTCCCCGGACGAGTCAGGAGCAGTGGGCCGAGCTGCGGCGCATCCCGCTGTCCGAGCTGCGCCCCGGCGACCTCGTCGTCTACTTCCCGAAGGCCACGCACGTGGCGATGTACCTGGGCGAGGGCAAGGTCGTCCAGGCGCCGCGGCCCGGCGCGCGGGTCAAGGTCTCCCCGATCGCGGCGAACCCCGTGCTCGGGGCGGTACGGCCCGACCCCGAGGGCCGGGCCGTGCGCGACTACACCCCGCCGGTGCTGCCCGAGGGAGCCACCTCGGGCAGCGACCTGGGCTACGGCGCCGGTCAGGCGCCCGGCGCGACCGACTCCAGGTAG
- a CDS encoding protein phosphatase 2C domain-containing protein has translation MRIELATEPGDPTRPNEDYASVALPASGQGGSLVLLDGVTPPEGAVGCLHSVPWFTARLGGALSELSVSRRDMTLPEILAESISRTADAHSSTCDLSHPRTPQATVVLVRWDEERVEHLVLSDSALLLAGPRGAVTAILDRRLAELPPAVRTMRDQVRALPRGSAEREVAGRAYAAKVEALRNAEDGFFTAAADPTAALRAVVGESARAEMTAVAALTDGAGRWTDTFHEGDWTECFALLRKEGPQHLIDRVRELETADPQGLAFPRGKRHDDAAVVYAEF, from the coding sequence ATGCGTATCGAACTCGCCACCGAACCCGGCGACCCCACGCGCCCCAACGAGGACTACGCGTCGGTCGCGCTACCCGCTTCCGGACAGGGCGGATCGCTCGTCCTCCTCGACGGCGTCACGCCGCCCGAGGGGGCGGTGGGCTGTCTGCATTCCGTCCCCTGGTTCACCGCGCGACTCGGCGGCGCATTGAGTGAACTGTCCGTTTCACGGCGGGATATGACGCTGCCTGAGATCCTGGCGGAGTCCATCTCGCGTACCGCCGACGCCCATAGTTCAACCTGTGACCTTTCTCACCCGCGTACCCCGCAGGCCACCGTGGTCCTGGTGCGCTGGGACGAGGAGCGCGTCGAGCACCTCGTCCTCTCCGACTCGGCGCTGCTCCTCGCGGGACCCCGCGGCGCGGTGACCGCGATCCTCGACCGGCGCCTGGCCGAGCTGCCGCCCGCGGTCCGCACCATGCGCGACCAGGTGCGCGCCCTGCCGCGCGGCTCGGCCGAGCGCGAGGTGGCGGGCCGCGCCTACGCGGCGAAGGTCGAGGCCCTGCGCAACGCGGAGGACGGCTTCTTCACCGCCGCGGCCGACCCCACGGCCGCCCTGCGCGCGGTCGTCGGCGAGAGCGCGCGGGCCGAGATGACGGCGGTGGCGGCGCTCACCGACGGCGCGGGCCGCTGGACCGACACGTTCCACGAGGGCGACTGGACCGAGTGCTTCGCGCTCCTGCGCAAGGAGGGTCCGCAGCATCTGATCGACCGGGTGCGCGAGTTGGAGACGGCTGACCCGCAGGGTCTCGCCTTCCCGCGCGGGAAGCGGCACGACGACGCGGCGGTGGTGTACGCGGAATTCTGA
- a CDS encoding lysozyme produces the protein MPVHRPGPARRSRLSPAGVLLAVLSALSLLLTLPTAAQADDVPDRGTARLGQGVIEHDGQGGRPTGGDAAQTEGVDVSSHQGNVAWQTLWNSGVKWAYVKATESTSYKNPYFAQQYNGSYGVGMIRGAYHFATPDTSSGAAQANYFASNGGGWSRDGRTLPGALDIEWNPYGAACFGKSQSAMVSWIRDFLTTYKARTGRDAVIYTATSWWKQCTGNYGGFGSTNPLWIPRYNTSPGELPAGWGFHTMWQYTSSGPTVGDHNKFNGALDRVVALANG, from the coding sequence ATGCCCGTGCACAGACCCGGACCGGCCCGCCGCTCGCGCTTGTCGCCGGCGGGGGTTCTCCTCGCAGTACTGTCCGCTCTCTCCCTCCTCCTGACGCTCCCCACGGCGGCCCAGGCGGACGACGTCCCCGACCGCGGCACCGCGCGGCTCGGCCAGGGCGTCATCGAACACGACGGCCAGGGCGGTCGGCCCACCGGCGGTGACGCCGCCCAGACCGAGGGCGTCGACGTCAGCAGCCACCAGGGCAACGTCGCCTGGCAGACGCTGTGGAACAGCGGCGTGAAGTGGGCCTACGTCAAGGCCACCGAGAGCACCTCGTACAAGAACCCCTACTTCGCCCAGCAGTACAACGGTTCGTACGGCGTGGGCATGATCCGCGGCGCGTACCACTTCGCGACGCCCGACACCTCCTCCGGCGCCGCCCAGGCCAACTACTTCGCGAGCAACGGCGGCGGCTGGTCGCGCGACGGCAGGACGCTGCCCGGCGCGCTCGACATCGAGTGGAACCCGTACGGCGCCGCCTGCTTCGGCAAGTCCCAGTCCGCGATGGTCAGCTGGATCCGGGACTTCCTGACCACGTACAAGGCGCGCACCGGGCGCGACGCGGTGATCTACACCGCCACCAGCTGGTGGAAGCAGTGCACCGGCAACTACGGCGGCTTCGGCTCCACCAACCCGCTGTGGATCCCCCGCTACAACACCAGCCCGGGTGAACTCCCGGCGGGCTGGGGCTTCCACACGATGTGGCAGTACACCTCGTCGGGCCCGACGGTCGGTGACCACAACAAGTTCAACGGCGCCCTGGACAGGGTGGTCGCGCTCGCCAACGGCTGA
- a CDS encoding roadblock/LC7 domain-containing protein has product MRTPSSSAEAGATGASTTKDPSAYGLSSEARNLHWLLTNLVEEVPGLLSVAVVSSDGLLLLSSDPERNAEGRPAANPKGPKGSSADLATIVSGLGSLTIGAAKLMDGGAVKQTVVAMEEGSLFVMSISDGSLLGVHATPDCDMSVVAYHMALFVGRAGHVLTPELRSELRQSMESAR; this is encoded by the coding sequence ATGCGCACGCCCAGTTCTTCCGCCGAAGCCGGTGCCACCGGCGCATCCACCACGAAGGACCCGTCCGCGTACGGACTCAGCAGCGAAGCCCGCAACCTGCACTGGCTGCTCACCAACCTCGTCGAGGAGGTGCCGGGCCTGCTCTCCGTCGCGGTGGTCTCCTCCGACGGTCTCCTGCTGCTGTCCTCCGACCCCGAGCGCAACGCCGAGGGGCGCCCCGCGGCGAACCCCAAAGGCCCCAAGGGTTCGAGCGCCGACCTGGCCACCATCGTGTCGGGCCTCGGTTCGCTCACCATCGGCGCCGCCAAGCTGATGGACGGCGGCGCGGTCAAGCAGACCGTCGTCGCGATGGAGGAGGGCAGCCTCTTCGTCATGTCGATCAGTGACGGCTCGCTGCTCGGTGTGCACGCCACCCCGGACTGCGACATGAGCGTCGTGGCGTACCACATGGCGCTGTTCGTCGGCCGCGCCGGGCACGTCCTCACTCCCGAACTCCGCAGCGAACTGCGCCAGTCGATGGAGAGCGCCCGATGA
- a CDS encoding DUF742 domain-containing protein, which yields MSSRTTPKLPQRGGDRKPARVRPYSLTGGRTRFGHVLLVETFVASNAAIEAPEERLELPKGNLSTRVMPEMRAIVEICRRMRTVAEIAALLKMPLGVVRVLLSDLADQGKIRVYGTGHGPGQPDRALLERVLSGLRRL from the coding sequence ATGAGCAGCCGTACGACGCCGAAGCTGCCGCAGCGCGGCGGTGACCGAAAACCCGCCCGGGTGCGTCCCTACTCGCTCACCGGCGGGCGGACCAGGTTCGGGCACGTGCTGCTCGTCGAGACGTTCGTCGCGAGCAACGCCGCGATCGAGGCGCCCGAGGAGCGCCTCGAACTGCCCAAGGGCAACCTCTCCACCCGTGTGATGCCGGAGATGCGGGCGATCGTCGAGATCTGCCGCCGGATGCGCACGGTCGCGGAGATCGCGGCCCTCCTCAAGATGCCGCTCGGCGTGGTCCGCGTCCTGCTGAGCGACCTCGCCGACCAGGGAAAGATCCGCGTGTACGGAACGGGCCACGGCCCGGGTCAGCCCGACCGCGCACTGCTGGAAAGGGTGCTGAGTGGACTCCGCCGTCTCTGA
- a CDS encoding sensor histidine kinase, translated as MRAPVQKMRPGRKGKQSASQGATPGATTPTERAPERTATDPSAAPPAASSTPGPASPAPGDPSAAGDPSTSTAPSAPGDSGPAPSSSTPTDHAAAPEPSPVAASFAPAPHVTKAPTARVRNRLMVAVAVVAAAIVGAGAPAIVAASGQLNDAQSLVTLAERTQQAVSLGHSLADERDEVTSFIAAGRSQGKGLSKSRSARVDRQIDELRDADAPAGLRADLADIGAVRREALTGKSTALETHEAYTKVIAELHGLTRELAERLPPEANKGALALADLDHAVEQAAAARGLLLAALAVPGTTSTSSVDPVTGLPTTGTEDSPADGKRRDELSAAAQQAHVRELAALADFSDTAGDSARATYESTVTGSEVGTAEKYLARLTDEPTLSTAERGYDRKKVDAALSARIETMRGTESALGVARTKQLAQLRDDEVTELEIRVALVGVCLLVAVGVSMAAARSLTRPLAVLRLGSARLATEPAPQEPIRFTGRDDEFAQVVRSVNALHGHAAALHERVTTLEADRKHLIGRRESMADEREALRAELAEASVHLQRVRQSIHGTFVNLALRTLGLVERQLAVIENLEDREQDPDRLATLFKLDHFATVMRRHSENLLVLAGADHGHQHPGAVPLVDVVRAAVSEIERYERVRIATLPPHAHVAGFAADDISHLTAELLENATSFSPPDASVEVSGWLLESGEVMLSVQDEGIGVTQDRMRELNARLADFDPDAAYDQEGGDGLGLGLYVVARLAARHGARVRLRDQKQGGVAAVVVLPKAILAPAPSPAVVAAPRAGESLTHLPGSAAEANSNVLPGRLTTGGEDPLIAAAERTVQSALPELAPEPAPSPDPEPAPTSETTMELVPPPSSAEPEPGAVPARPRQEPEEESPKWERVTDKGLPKRTPKITAPAPAAPKVRGSVDAEALRRRLGGFHQGALSGRRDVEAEIAGQGDEAPQGDEAPQGNEKNAEAADVMGDSVEEASS; from the coding sequence ATGCGAGCACCGGTGCAGAAGATGCGGCCTGGGCGCAAAGGCAAGCAGTCGGCCTCCCAAGGGGCCACGCCGGGCGCGACCACCCCGACCGAGCGTGCGCCGGAGCGCACCGCCACGGATCCGTCAGCGGCGCCGCCCGCGGCCTCCTCGACCCCGGGACCTGCCTCGCCCGCCCCCGGAGACCCGTCTGCCGCCGGAGACCCGTCCACCTCCACCGCCCCGTCCGCCCCGGGCGACTCAGGGCCCGCGCCGTCATCGAGCACCCCCACCGATCACGCCGCCGCGCCCGAGCCGTCCCCCGTGGCGGCCTCCTTCGCCCCCGCGCCGCACGTCACCAAGGCGCCCACCGCGCGCGTACGCAATCGGCTGATGGTCGCCGTGGCCGTGGTGGCCGCCGCCATCGTCGGAGCGGGCGCACCCGCCATCGTCGCCGCCTCCGGTCAACTGAACGACGCGCAGAGCCTGGTGACGCTCGCCGAGCGGACCCAGCAGGCGGTCTCCCTCGGCCATTCGCTGGCCGACGAGCGCGACGAGGTCACCTCCTTCATCGCCGCGGGCCGCTCCCAGGGCAAGGGCCTCTCCAAGAGCCGCAGCGCCCGCGTCGACCGGCAGATCGACGAGCTGCGCGACGCCGACGCGCCCGCCGGGCTGCGCGCCGACCTCGCCGACATCGGGGCCGTCCGGAGAGAGGCGCTCACCGGCAAGAGCACCGCTCTCGAAACGCACGAGGCGTACACGAAGGTCATCGCCGAACTCCACGGACTCACCCGCGAACTGGCCGAGCGGCTGCCCCCCGAGGCCAACAAGGGCGCCCTCGCCCTCGCCGACCTCGACCACGCCGTCGAGCAGGCCGCCGCCGCCCGCGGCCTGCTGCTCGCCGCGCTCGCCGTGCCCGGCACCACGTCCACGTCGTCCGTCGACCCGGTCACAGGACTGCCCACCACCGGCACCGAGGACTCCCCGGCCGACGGCAAGCGCCGCGACGAGCTCAGCGCCGCCGCCCAGCAGGCCCACGTCCGCGAGCTGGCCGCGCTCGCCGACTTCAGCGACACGGCGGGCGACTCCGCCCGCGCGACGTACGAATCGACGGTCACCGGCTCCGAGGTCGGCACCGCGGAGAAGTACCTGGCCCGCCTCACCGACGAGCCCACGCTCTCCACCGCCGAGCGGGGCTACGACCGCAAGAAGGTCGACGCCGCGCTCTCCGCCCGGATCGAGACGATGCGCGGCACCGAGTCAGCCCTCGGCGTCGCGCGCACCAAGCAGCTCGCCCAGCTGCGCGACGACGAGGTCACCGAGCTGGAGATCCGCGTCGCGCTCGTCGGCGTCTGCCTCCTCGTCGCGGTCGGCGTCTCGATGGCGGCGGCCCGCTCGCTGACCCGCCCGCTCGCCGTGCTGCGCCTGGGCTCCGCCCGCCTCGCCACCGAGCCCGCGCCGCAGGAGCCGATCCGCTTCACCGGCCGCGACGACGAGTTCGCCCAGGTCGTACGCTCCGTCAACGCCCTGCACGGGCACGCGGCCGCGCTGCACGAGCGCGTCACCACGCTCGAAGCCGACCGCAAGCACCTCATCGGCAGGCGCGAGTCCATGGCCGACGAGCGCGAGGCCCTGCGGGCCGAACTCGCCGAGGCCTCCGTCCACTTGCAGCGGGTGCGCCAGTCCATCCACGGCACGTTCGTGAACCTGGCGCTGCGCACGCTCGGTCTGGTGGAGCGCCAGCTCGCCGTCATCGAGAACCTGGAGGACCGCGAGCAGGACCCCGACCGGCTCGCCACGCTCTTCAAGCTCGACCACTTCGCCACGGTCATGCGCAGGCACAGCGAGAACCTCCTGGTCCTCGCCGGTGCCGACCACGGACACCAGCACCCGGGCGCGGTCCCGCTGGTCGACGTGGTGCGCGCCGCCGTCTCCGAGATCGAGCGGTACGAGCGCGTCCGCATCGCCACGCTGCCGCCGCACGCGCACGTCGCGGGCTTCGCGGCGGACGACATCAGCCACCTCACCGCCGAACTCCTGGAGAACGCGACGTCGTTCTCGCCGCCCGACGCCTCCGTCGAGGTCTCCGGCTGGCTCCTGGAGAGCGGCGAGGTCATGCTCTCCGTCCAGGACGAGGGCATCGGCGTCACCCAGGACCGGATGCGCGAACTGAACGCGCGCCTGGCCGACTTCGACCCGGACGCCGCGTACGACCAGGAGGGCGGGGACGGCCTCGGCCTCGGCCTCTACGTGGTCGCCAGGCTCGCGGCGCGGCACGGGGCGCGGGTGCGGCTGCGGGACCAGAAGCAGGGGGGCGTCGCGGCGGTCGTGGTGCTGCCCAAGGCGATCCTCGCGCCCGCTCCGTCGCCCGCCGTGGTCGCGGCGCCGCGTGCGGGCGAGTCCCTGACGCACCTGCCCGGCTCCGCGGCCGAGGCCAACTCCAATGTCCTGCCCGGGCGGTTGACCACCGGCGGGGAGGATCCGCTGATCGCCGCGGCGGAGCGGACGGTGCAGTCGGCGCTGCCTGAGCTGGCTCCGGAGCCTGCGCCGTCGCCTGATCCCGAGCCTGCTCCTACGTCGGAAACGACCATGGAGCTCGTGCCTCCGCCGTCGTCCGCTGAGCCGGAACCGGGGGCTGTGCCCGCCCGCCCACGGCAGGAGCCCGAGGAGGAGTCTCCCAAGTGGGAGCGCGTCACCGACAAGGGGCTGCCCAAGCGGACGCCGAAGATCACCGCGCCCGCGCCCGCCGCGCCCAAGGTGCGGGGATCCGTGGACGCGGAGGCGCTCCGCCGCAGGCTCGGCGGCTTCCACCAGGGCGCGCTGAGCGGCCGGCGGGACGTGGAGGCCGAGATCGCGGGACAAGGCGACGAAGCGCCGCAAGGTGACGAAGCGCCGCAAGGTAACGAAAAGAACGCAGAAGCCGCAGACGTAATGGGGGATTCAGTCGAGGAGGCAAGCAGTTGA
- a CDS encoding MarR family winged helix-turn-helix transcriptional regulator has translation MGAAEEGVTGGAHDGVEQGVDSEFLSLERELSLLMRRARASSGEMARQVHPDLEPAAYGLLVCLDDSGPQRATDLAAYIGVGKATMSRQLRALEELGLVAREPDPADGRAWLIQLTPDGRTRFRTVRAGRRAQYVRRLAGWDRAEVAELARLLGQLNESADT, from the coding sequence ATGGGTGCTGCAGAAGAGGGCGTGACGGGCGGGGCGCACGACGGCGTCGAACAAGGGGTGGACAGCGAGTTCCTCTCCCTCGAACGGGAGTTGTCGCTCCTGATGCGCCGCGCGCGGGCCTCGTCCGGCGAGATGGCGCGCCAGGTCCACCCCGACCTGGAGCCCGCCGCGTACGGCCTGCTCGTCTGTCTGGACGACTCGGGCCCGCAGCGGGCCACCGACCTCGCCGCGTACATCGGCGTCGGCAAGGCCACGATGAGCCGTCAACTGCGTGCCCTCGAAGAACTCGGCCTGGTGGCCCGCGAACCCGACCCCGCCGACGGCCGCGCCTGGCTGATCCAGCTGACACCGGACGGCCGCACCCGCTTCCGCACGGTGCGCGCGGGCCGCCGCGCCCAGTACGTACGCCGCCTCGCGGGCTGGGACCGGGCGGAGGTCGCCGAACTCGCCCGCCTCCTCGGTCAGCTGAACGAGAGCGCGGACACCTGA
- a CDS encoding GTP-binding protein, with amino-acid sequence MDSAVSELLEDEEQLQPWQTDRSRAPIATKIVVAGGFGVGKTTLVTAVSEIQPLQTEALMTQASAETDDLSGTPGKTTTTVAMDFGRITLDDDLVLYLFGTPGQQRFWFMWDDLVRGAIGAVVLADTRRLSDCFPALDYFESCGLPYIVAVNHFDGSEEFAVADVREALTVPSHIPVLIMDARQRISAIESLLALVGHALDATPE; translated from the coding sequence GTGGACTCCGCCGTCTCTGAACTCCTCGAGGACGAGGAGCAGTTGCAGCCCTGGCAGACGGACAGGTCGCGCGCCCCGATCGCCACGAAGATCGTGGTGGCGGGCGGCTTCGGCGTCGGCAAGACGACACTGGTCACGGCCGTCTCCGAGATCCAGCCCCTCCAGACGGAGGCGCTGATGACCCAGGCCAGCGCCGAGACCGACGACCTCAGCGGCACGCCGGGCAAGACCACCACCACGGTGGCGATGGACTTCGGCCGGATCACGCTCGACGACGACCTGGTCCTCTACCTCTTCGGTACGCCGGGCCAGCAGCGCTTCTGGTTCATGTGGGACGACCTGGTGCGCGGCGCGATCGGCGCCGTCGTGCTCGCCGACACCCGGCGCCTCTCCGACTGCTTCCCCGCGCTCGACTACTTCGAGAGCTGCGGCCTGCCGTACATCGTGGCCGTCAACCACTTCGACGGCAGCGAGGAGTTCGCGGTGGCCGATGTGCGCGAGGCCCTGACGGTTCCGTCGCACATACCCGTGCTGATCATGGACGCCCGGCAGCGCATCTCGGCGATCGAGTCGCTCCTCGCCCTGGTCGGCCACGCGCTCGACGCGACCCCTGAGTAG
- a CDS encoding styrene monooxygenase/indole monooxygenase family protein, producing the protein MRKILVVGAGQSGLQIALGLQAQGYEVTLMSNRTADEIRAGRVMSTQCMFHTALQNERDIQANFWESQAPKIEGVGVSVAGPDSSRVIDWVGKLDGYAQSVDQRVKMAGWMETFAQRGGQLVIHGAAVGDLDYFSRAYDLVLVSAGKGELVSMFERDASRSPFTEPQRALSVAYVHGLGPRPEHPEFDAVRCNLVPGVGELFVMPTLTTSGRADILFWEGVPGGPLDVFQGVKDPSEHLALTLELLEKFLPWEYARATKVELTDAGGTLAGRYAPTVRKPIGHLPGGGLVLGVADVVVANDPITGQGSNSASKCAASYISSIVEHGDKPFDEAWMQSAFDRYWDTAQWVTKWTNAMLGAPPEHVLNILGAAGQLQPVADRFANGFNDPADFENYFYDPEKAAAYLESVAPGA; encoded by the coding sequence ATGCGGAAGATACTTGTCGTGGGAGCCGGTCAGTCCGGGCTCCAGATCGCCCTCGGGCTCCAGGCGCAGGGGTACGAGGTCACCCTGATGTCCAACCGCACGGCGGACGAGATCCGGGCGGGCCGGGTCATGTCCACGCAGTGCATGTTCCACACGGCGCTCCAGAACGAGCGCGACATCCAGGCGAACTTCTGGGAGTCGCAGGCCCCGAAGATCGAGGGCGTCGGCGTCTCGGTGGCAGGCCCGGACTCCTCCCGCGTCATCGACTGGGTCGGCAAGCTCGACGGGTACGCCCAGTCCGTCGACCAGCGCGTGAAGATGGCGGGCTGGATGGAGACGTTCGCCCAGCGCGGCGGCCAGCTGGTCATCCACGGCGCCGCCGTCGGCGACCTCGACTACTTCTCGCGCGCCTACGACCTGGTGCTCGTCTCGGCGGGCAAGGGCGAGCTCGTCTCGATGTTCGAGCGCGACGCGTCCCGCTCGCCGTTCACCGAGCCGCAGCGCGCGCTCTCCGTCGCGTACGTGCACGGGCTCGGCCCGCGGCCCGAGCACCCCGAGTTCGACGCGGTCCGCTGCAACCTGGTGCCCGGCGTCGGCGAGCTCTTCGTCATGCCGACGCTCACCACGTCGGGACGCGCCGACATCCTTTTCTGGGAGGGCGTCCCCGGCGGCCCGCTCGACGTCTTCCAGGGCGTCAAGGACCCGAGCGAGCACCTGGCCCTGACCCTCGAACTCCTGGAGAAGTTCCTGCCCTGGGAGTACGCGCGCGCCACGAAGGTCGAACTGACCGACGCGGGCGGCACGCTGGCCGGGCGCTACGCCCCCACCGTGCGCAAGCCCATCGGTCACCTGCCCGGCGGCGGCCTGGTCCTGGGCGTCGCCGACGTCGTCGTCGCCAACGACCCGATCACCGGGCAGGGCTCCAACTCGGCGTCCAAGTGCGCCGCTTCGTACATCTCCTCCATCGTCGAGCACGGCGACAAGCCCTTCGACGAGGCGTGGATGCAATCGGCGTTCGACCGCTACTGGGACACCGCGCAGTGGGTCACCAAGTGGACCAACGCGATGCTGGGCGCGCCGCCCGAGCACGTCCTGAACATCCTCGGCGCGGCGGGCCAGCTGCAGCCGGTCGCCGACCGGTTCGCCAACGGCTTCAACGACCCGGCCGACTTCGAGAACTACTTCTACGACCCGGAGAAGGCCGCCGCCTACCTGGAGTCGGTCGCGCCGGGCGCCTGA